From Medicago truncatula cultivar Jemalong A17 chromosome 7, MtrunA17r5.0-ANR, whole genome shotgun sequence, a single genomic window includes:
- the LOC11446874 gene encoding uncharacterized protein: MARILSFFYALLIFVSLFLVTTNGSLPDAPPCLFTPECPPDMCPTDLTLKCINLSCQCTIEYDIDPDVVPS; the protein is encoded by the exons atgGCTCGAATCCTAAGTTTCTTTTATGCTTTGCTCATCTTTGTTTCCCTATTTCTGGTCACAACCAATGGAA GCCTCCCAGATGCTCCTCCATGCCTATTTACCCCTGAATGTCCACCAGATATGTGTCCAACTGATCTAACTCTGAAGTGCATTAATTTATCTTGTCAATGCACTATTGAGTACGATATAGATCCAGATGTTGTTCCCAGTTGA